From the genome of Bradyrhizobium sp. ORS 278:
CAGCGGGAGCGTCATCGCGAGGGCATCCGCGAGATGGACTGGCAGAGGCCCGCGCCGGCGCGCGGACGCGAGCCGGAGCTGACACCGCCACCGCGCCATGCGCCTGCGCACATGCCGAACAACAACAATATGCCTGTGCTCGACGTCCGAGAGGCACGTCGCGACGCCGGCTTCGGTGACGCGCCGCGACTGGGGCAGCAGAACCTCCCTGCCCGCCTTGGTCAGGCGCCGGCCGTGCCGCAGACCGGCGTGCGCCGCCTCGTTGGAACCGCCAGCACCGCGTTGACGACCGGCATGACGTTCATTGCGGCGCAGGGAACCGCGGCCGATCTCGACGATGATTCGGACGAGCAGCTCGTTCCGCGCGTCGGCCGGATGTTCGAAAACGAATTGCGTCTCGGCCTGCGCGTCCTGCTGGTCGCGGCCGTGTTCGGCGGCGGCTGGCTGACGCTGGTGCCGCTGGCCGGCGCAGTCGTCGTTCCCGGCAATCTCGTCGTGCAGTCCAACGTGAAGGCCATCCAGCATCCGACCGGCGGCATCATCGCCGAGATCAAGGTCGACAACGGCAAGCGCGTCGCCGCCGGCGACCTGCTCGTCCGGCTCGATGCGACGCAGAGCCAGGCGCAGCTGCAATCGATCACCAAGCAGCTCAACGAGCAGCGCGCCAAGATCGCGCGCCTGTCGGCTGAGCGCGATGGTCTGGAGCAGCCGGAATACCCGGCCACGCTGACCTCACATACCGACGATCCGAACATTCGCGCCGTCATCGCATCGGAAAACGCGCTGTTCAAGGCCCGCGCGGTCACGCGCAAGAGCCAGAAGGAGCTGCTGCAGGGACGCATCGTCCAGCTCAACAACGAGATCAGCGGCATGGAGGCGCAGCTCGATTCGAAGACCAAGCAGATCGACCTCATCAAGGGCGAGCTTGCCGGCGTGCAGGATCTCTACGACAAGCGCCTCGTCCCGCTGACCCGGCTCACAACGCTGCAGCGGGAAGCCGCGCGGATCGACGGCGAGCGCGGACAGCTGGTGTCGAGCGTCGCGGAAACGCGATCCAAGATCAGCGAGGCAGAGCTGCAGACGGTCAAGATCGATCAGGACTTCCGCAGCGAGGTCGTCAAGGACCTCAGCGAGTCGCAGGCCAAGGAAGGCGACCTGGTGGAAAAGGGCGTGGCCGCACGCGACCAGCTGGACCGCATCGAGATGCGCGCGCCGAATTCGGGCACCATCCACCAGCTCGCGGTTCACACCATCGGCGGCGTCATCAAGCCGGGCGAGACCATCATGGAGCTGGTGCCCGATTCGGACGAGCTGCAGGTCGAAGGGCACGTTCAGCCCAAGGACATCGATCACGTCCACACCGGACAGGACGCGATGGTGCACTTCAATGCCTTCAACTCGCACACGACGCCGAAGTTGAGCGGCCAGGTCTCGTTCGTCTCGCCGGATATTACCAACGACCAGCGCACGGGCTCCACCTTCTACACGGTCAGGATCACGCTGCCGGATGAGGAGCGGAAGCGGCTCGGCGACGTCAATCTGAAGCCGGGCATGCAGGCGGAGGTCTATGTCCAGACCGGCAGCCGGACGATGCTCAGCTACCTGATGAAGCCCGTTCTCGATCAGTGGCGCCGTGCCTTCGTGGAGTAACAAGATCTGACATGTCACGGGCTGCGTCCGCAAGGGACGCAGACCGGCTCGGCCGATCAGCATGACGATTGCAAATTTTCCCCGCGCCTCGGGCGCGACGATGGTGCCGCCAGTTGCGATCCCGCCAGCGGATGGCCGACAGATGGTCTCGGCCGGTACGGCGGAGCGGCTTGCGAAGCCGCGACTGCCGCCACCAGCGGCCGTTCCGACTCAGGAAGGCCCCCAGGGGCTTCGGTTCGATTTCAACGACGGTTGCCGGGTGATGCTGCCCGACACCGGACAGGCGTGGCGCGTCCGGCTGAGCGATCTCGAGACCGCGAATGTCCTGTTCGACATCGAGCTTCGCTCGGGGCACGTCAACAGCAACAAACGATATTTCGTGCCCTTCAGGCTCGAGGTCTGGTCCGCGCAGACTCTGTTGCTGCGCCACGACTACGACGCCAGCGGGCGCGACATCCTGATCCAGTTTCCGATCGGCACCATCGGCGACATCATCGGCTGGCTCGGCTACGCGATGAAGTTCAAGGAGATGCACAAGTGCCGACTGACCTGCGCGCTGGGCGAGCCGCTGATCGCGCTGTTCCAGGCCGCCTATCCCGACGTCGCCTTCGTCACACACGATCAGATTCAGGCTGAGCGCTATTACGCCACCTACTCCGTCGCCCTGTTCTTCGACGACGCCGCCCAGGTGTATCAGCCTTGCGACTTCCGGCAGGTCGGCCTGCATCGCACTGCAGCCCATATTCTCGGCGTCGATCCGGCGGAACGCCCGCCGCGCGTTGCGCTCGATGACAACAGCCGACCGATCGCGGAGCCGTATGTCTGCATCGCCGTGCAGGCCACGACCCAATGCAAGCATTGGAACAATCCTGAAGGCTGGCACAGCCTCGTGGACTTCCTCAAGGCCACCGGCTATCGCGTGATCTGCATCGATCAGAAAGCGGAGAGCAGCCGCGGCGATTTCCGCACCCGGATTCCCGCTGACGCCGAGGACCAGACCGGCGAACGACCGCTGCGGGAGCGCGCGCGCTGGCTGCGGCACGCCGACGTCTTCATCGGGCTGTCCTCGGGCCTGTCCTGGCTCGCCTGGGCCGTGGGCACGCCCGTGGTGCTGATCAGCGGCTTCACTGATCCGATCAACGAGTTTGCGACGCCTTACCGCGTTATCAATCGGCACGCCTGCAACAGCTGCTGGAATGATGCGCGTCACCGCTTCGACCACACCGACGCGCTGTGGTGTCCGCGTTGGAAGGACACGCCGCGGCAGTTCGAATGCACGCGCCTGATCAAGGCTAAGCAGGTCGAAGGCATGTTGCGCAGAGTGCCGGGCTTCGGGCAGGGATTGCTCCCCAAGCCGCCCGGGCCGCCGGCGGCGCAGCAGTTGACCCAGCCGACGAACGCTCCGCCGCTCGCCGCGGGTTTTCCGGGCGCAGCCGGCAAGGATCAGCCGATTGCACTCGCTGCCGTGCTGGCGCAGCCGCGCGGAGAGGTTCCGCATGGCGGCCTCGCTTCAGGCGTGACCGTGGCCGCCGGCATTTTGCTGGATCAGGCCGCCGCACAGATTTCAGAAGGCGACCGCAACGCAAGGGCCAGCGATCTCCCCGGTGCCCTGCAGAACTACAAGCAGAGCATCGATATCGTCCGGCGGCTGACGCAGGCCGATCCGGACAATGCCGGCTTCCAGCGCAACCTGTCCGTCGCCTTGAACCGGATCGGCGCCGTGCTGTTCGTTCAGCGCAATCTCCAGGGCGCACACGCGGCCTATTCCGCCAGCCTGGCTGTCATCGAGAAACTGACGGCTGCTCATCCCGCCCATCTCAGCTTCCGCCGCGATCTCGCCTGGTGCCACGCGCTGCTGGCCGACGTGCTCGGGGCCCAGGGCCGCCACGCCGAAGCCTTCGAGCAGCGTCGCAACAACGCAGCCGTCGTCACGCAGCTCGCCAACGCCGCACCCGACGATTCGCCGTTGCAGCAGGCGCTGGCAACGTCCTACCAAAATCTTGGCGACGCCTTCCTTCCTCTCGGCAATATCGATGGCGCCCTGACCGTCTACCGGATCAGCCTCGGCCTGACCAAGCGCGAGCTCGATGCGAACGGGCAGGATCCGGGCTGGAACGCGCTCTACACCAGCCTGCTCCAGAAGATCCGGGCTGCCCTGCTCGCGCAGCGCCAAGTCGCGCCATCGGCCTGAACGTGGCCTGCAGCTCGGCAAATCACCGCAGACAACTCAATCTGTCAGCACGATGACCGCTCTCCGGCGCACCAGCCGCGTTACGTGACTGATTGTCACTCGCAGATTCGTCCGCCGAGTCTTGACAAACTTTGCGAGCCATTCGCAATAGCGTCCGGTCATCGGCGAGATGCTGGCAGCATCTTGACGAGAAAATGTGCATCGACTCGGACGACCATTACCCGCATTCGTTGCTTGCCACTGAAAATCAATCACTTGGCGGGGCGTTCGGCAAATCGATCACAGCTCCGCGATGCCCGAACAACAACATATTTGCGGACTCCCCGACGCCTCTTTTGGCCCGATTGCTTCGACCATATAGCCGCGTGCGACAAAGTAGCGCGCGGCGAGGGACCGCGCGACACAGCGGCGCACGGACGCAAGGCGCATCTCGCGCGCGGCGTGTCCTGCGGCAGGGCCGATGCAGTTCCGCATCGACTGGCCAGTGTCGGTACGAGGCCCTGCCGGGCGTCGGATGAACTTGGGGAGAGATGATCCATGGCGAATAACACCTTCAACCCGACGGCTCTGGCCAACGGAACGTCGAACCTGCTGGTGCGTGCGTCCGCGCTCAATCTGTCGACGGACCTTGTCCAGGCCGGCGTCGTGTTCAACGACGCGGTCCGCGCCTCGCTCGGCCTGTTCTCGCAGGCAGGCAGCGGCAACTCGAATCCATTCCTCGGCAGCTACACCACCGATCTGCACGCCGTGCAGAACGATATCGCTGCCATGCTCGCCAATCCCGGCCAGGTGACGCTGGGTGGCCAGACGTTCACGCTGAACGCCACCGACACCGCCGTCCTCACCAACGTGCAGGCGCAGATCTCGACCCTGATCACCGCCGCGGGCCAGACCACCAACGCGGCGACCATGGCAGCGGCTGACCAGACGCTGCATGCCGTCCAGCAGGAGATCCTGCAGGAGATCAACGGCGATGCGCATCTGTCGGGCGCGCTCAACAAGGTCAACTTCCTCGCCAACACCGGCGGCCAGGACGTTGCCTTCCAGAATACGCCGGCCGGCGCCGATGACGCCGCGACGCTGGCGGCGGCAACCGCGGGTAACACGCTGAAGGACGTCGGTCTCGTCTTCAACAAGGTGGTCGATCTCGCCTCCGGCGGCATCCACACCGGCAATCTCCAGGAGGTCACGACCGACCTGACTGCGATCTCGCAGGGCCTGACCAACATCCTCAACAACAAGACCCAGCTCGCGCAGATCGAGGCCGGCGAAACGGCCAACGCCGCTGCGCTGACCACGATCCATCTGCAGACGGTGCTCGGACAGATCAACCTCGAGCTCAATCAGTACGCCAAGGCGGAGACCACCGGCAATCAGGCAGCGTTGCGCGGCACGGCGGACAACCTGCTCGACAGCATCGACATCATCCAGGGCGACGCCAACCTCAACACGGCAGCCGGCGGCAATGGCATGCCTGGCCATGCGGGCGGCTTTGCGGAAGATCCGGGCGGATTGACCGGCACCGTCACCAAGTTCCAGGACAATCAGGCGCAGACCAACTTCTGGGCCGCGTTCCTGGCCGAAGCCAACACCATCAACGCGACCTTGCAGAAGATCGCCACCGGCGGCGCGCAAGCTAGTGCGGCCCTGGTCACGCAGATCCAGAACTACCAGGCCTTCGGCGCCAATTTCGACGCCGCGCAGGGCAACGTCTTCCGCGGCCGTTTCGACAACGAACTCTTGAGCGGCACGCTCGAGGCGGACTCGGCGGCGGCGGTGAAGGGCCTCCAGGGCATTCTCAACGGTGATACGGGTGCCGCGCTCGCGGCCGACAAGGCGATGCTCGCAGCGGCCGGCCAGGGTTTTGCGGCCGACGCCATGGACGTGTCCGGCAACAACATCGCGATCGGCGGCGCGACCTATGTCGGCACGGCGACCACGGTGTCGGGCGCCACCTCCGTGCACGGCCTCGCCCAAGGCACCATTCCGGTGACAGCGACGCCGAACATCGCCAATGGCACCGGCGGGACGACTTCGTCCACCACCACGCCGGCGCCGGTTGCCGTCAATTTCAACCCGACGGCGCTCGCCAACGGCACGTCGAACCTGCTGACCCGCGCCACCGCGATCCAGCACTCGACCGACCTGGTGCAGGCCGGCGTCGTCTTCAACGACGCGGTTCGCGCCTCGCTCGGCCTGTTCAGCCTCGCCAACAGCGGCAACTCGCCGACCTTCCTCTCCAGCTACCAGGCCGACATTACGGCGGTGCAGACCGATATCGCGGCGATGCTGGCCAACCCGGGTCAGGTCACGCTCGGCGGCAAGACCTTCACCTTGAACGCCACCGACACGGCGGTGCTGACCAATGTCGAAGGGCAGCTCGGTACGCTGCTGCAGGCCGCGGGACAGTTCGCCAACGCCAGCACGGCGGCCACGGCGAGCCAGACCATCCACGCGCTGCAGCAGGAGATCCTCGGCGAGATCCACAACGACGCGCATCTCGCCAACGCGCTGAACAACGTCCCCTTCCTCGCCAACACCGGCGGGCAGGACGTTGCGTTCCAGACGTCGCCCGCGGGCGCGGACGATCCTGCGAGCCTCGCTGCGGCCACCGCGGGCAACAGCCTGAAGGACGTCGGTCTCGTCTTCAACAAGGCTGTCGAGGTCGCCTCGGGCGGCATCAACACCGGCAATCTCGCCGAGGTCACCGCGGACCTCACGGCCGTGTCACACGGTCTGACGGCCATCCTCAACAACAAGACCCAGCTCGCGCAGATCGAGGCTGGCGAGACGGCCAATGCCGCTGCGCTGACCACCATCCATCTGCAGACGGCGCTCGGCCAGATCAACCTGCAACTGAACAAGTATGATCAGGCCGCGACCACCGGCAACCAGGCTGCTCTGCGCGGCACGGCCGACAACCTGCTCGACATTATCGACATTGTTCAGGGTGACACCAACCTGAACATCGCGGCGGGCGGCAACGGCAATGCGGGTCACGCCGGCGGTTTCGCCGAGGATCCGGGCGGGCTCAAGGGGACGGTCACCAAGTTCCAGGACAACCAGGCGCAGACGAACTTCTGGGCGGCTTTCCTCGCCGAAGCCAACACCATCAACACGACGTTGCAGCACATCGCGACCGGTGGTGCCCAGGCGAGCGCTGCGCTGATCACGCAGATCCAGAACTACCAGCAGTTCGGCGCCAATTTCGACGCCGCACAGGGCGCCGTCTTCCAGGGCCGCTTTGACAACGAGCTGCTCAGCGGCACGCTCGAGGCCGATACGGCCGCCGCCGTGAAGGGCCTGCAGGGCATCCTGAACGGAGATACGGGTGCTGCACTCGCTGCCGACAAGGCGATGATCGCTGCCGCCGGCCAGGGTTTTGCGGCCGACGCAATGGACGTGTCGGGCAACAACATCCCGGTCAATGGCGGCACCTATGTCGGCACGGCCACGACGGTTTCGACGGCCACGTCGATCAAGGGCACCGCGCAGGGCACCATTCCCGTCACGGCGACGCCGAACATCGCCAACGGCACGGGCGGCACTGCGGCTGCCGGAACGTCGACCGCAGGCGGGGCCGGAGGCGCGAACGGCGGCAGCACGGGTGCGGGAGGGACATCGACCGGCGGCACGTCGAGCGGCACCGCCAACAACACGCATCACAGCCACCACCATCATCACGACCACAGCACGCACGGCACGCATGCGAGCCAGGCTGCTGCCGCTGCCGCCGCACCCGACATGTCGCAACATCACGCGCTGCATCACATGTGGGCCTGAGGTCCAGGCAGTCATTCTGCTCACGACAGTCACGTTGCGAGAGCGCCAGAAGGAGTCCTCCTCCTGGCGCTCTCATAAGAGAACAAAGGGAAGGACCGGACCGAGAGCGCCGGCCCGCAGGTTAAGGGAGAGCCACAGCGATCAGGAAAGATGCACGACCCCTACCCCACAAACCGAGTCGCCACGCGTTGGAGGGATTCCAGGGTGAGACCGGGAACCGGTCGCAAGATCGGGGCAACTTCTTGTCGGGACCGTGTACCGAAATTCCACCCACAGCATATGTTGCAAGGATGCCACGACTGAAATCAACGAGTTAGAACATTTCTATGGGTTTCCGTGCCCCGGCTGCGACACCAGGCGCATGCCCGAACATCATCACGTTTGAGGACTCGGCGACGCTTCTTTTGGCCCCATTGGAGCAAATAATTCCCAAGTGCTCTGAGGCCGCGACATTTCGCCCGCTCCGAGAGGAGTGAACGAGGCGTCGCAGCCCGATCAACGCCCGCGTGCTGCCCAATCCGCCAAGCAGCTGACGCCGGGTTGAAACTTGGGGAGATAATGTGATGGCAGCCAATACCTTCAACCCGACGGCGCTGGCGAATGGCACGTCCAATCTGCTGGTTCGCGCCTCGGCGTTGAACCTTTCGACCGACCTCGTCCAGGCCGGTGTCGTGTTCAACGACGCCGTTCGCATTTCGACGGGCCTGTTCTCCACACCGCAGAACAGCGGCAACTCCAATCCTTTCCTCGGCAGCTACACGACCGATCTGCATGCCGTGCAGAACGACATCGCCGCGATGCTGGCCAATCCGGGCCAGGTGACGCTGGGCGGCAAGGCGTTCACGCTCAACGCCACGGACACCGCCGTGTTGACGCAGGTGCAGAACGAGATCACGACGCTGATCAACGCTGCGCCGAACACGACCAATCCCAACACGCTGGCCGAGGCCGACCAGACCATTCACAACGTGCAGCAGATGATCCTGCAGCAGATCCAGGGCGATGCGCATCTGTCCTCGGCGCTGAACAACGTGCAGTTCCTCGCCAATACCGGCGCAATGGACGTCGCGTTCCAATCGCTTCCCGCAGGCAATGACGGCACGGCCAATCTCGCGGCCGCCACCGGCGGTGACCTCGCGGCCATCGGCCAGGTCTTCAATGCGGCAGCCGACCTCGCGCTCGGTGGCATCAGCGCCAACACTCTTGGCCAGATCACCGCCGACTTCACCGCGGTCCAGCAGGGCCTGATGGCCATCATCAACGATCCCGCGAAGCTCGCTGCGCTCGAGGCGGGTCAGACCGCCGTCGACGCTCAGACCACGACGCTGCATCTGATGACGCTGGCCGGCCAGATCGGCCTGCAGCTCAACAAGTACGACAGTGCTGAGACCCAGGCTAGTCCGACCGCCCTGCGCGGCACCGCCGACAACATTCTGGACATGATCGACGTTTTCCAGAACGACGCGACCCTCAACAAGGCCGCGGGCGGAACGGGAACGCCTGGGCATGGCGGCGGCTTCTCGGAAATGCCGGGCGGCCTGACGGGCACGGTGACCCGCTTCCAGGACAACCAGGTTCAGACCAACTTCTGGGCCTCGTTCCTCGCCGAAGCCAATACTCTTGGCGCCAAGCTCAACGCCGTCGCGAACGGCACCGCGACAGCGACCCAGGACATCATCACACAGATCGCGAACTACCAGAACTTCGGCGTGCAGTTCAACAATGCGCAAGGCGCCGTGTTCCAGGGCCGCTTCGACAACGAGCTCGCCGCGGGCGCGCTGCAGTCCGACTCCGCCATGGCGACCAAGGCGCTGATGGGCATCATGAACGGTGATACCGGCGCCGCGCTGGCGACCGACCAGGCCATGCTCAAGGCCGCAGCGGCCAACTTCATCGGCAATGCCGGCGACATCGGCGGCAACAACATCGCGATCGGCGGCGTGGACTACGTGGGTTCGGCCACGTCATTCCTGACCGCCACCGCCGTGAACGGCATCGCGATGGGCACGGGCGCGCCGGCAGGCGCCAACCCGAACATCGCCAACGGTACCGGCGGCACGCCTGCGAGCACGACCACGCCGGGCGGCGGCGGGATGGCCGGTGGCGGAGCTGCGGGCGGCGGCGCTGCAGGAGGCGGTGCTGCAGGCGGCGGAGCCGCGGGCGGTGGCACCACCGGCGGAGGCACGACGGGCGGCGGTGCCGCCGGCGGAGGTACGACCGGCGGCAATACCGGCACCGGTAATAACACCGGCAACAATCAGACGACCACGACGCATCACTGTCACCACCACCATCACAGCCACGACCATCATACGGCGGCGGCAGCTGCGGCTGCCACGGCGGGTGCGGCGGCGGGCGCTGCGGACATGTCGCACCACCACGCGATGCATCACATGTGGGGCTGAGCCCGTCCGCGACGCATTCTCGCTTCCGCCGGCACAGATTGCATCTGTGCCGGCGTTGTCGCTTTCGGGAGCAAGCGATCCCGAGCAGACCGAAGAGCACGAACGTGTCACCCGCGCCGGTCGAACGTTTCTAGACCATCGATCGCGTTCGGCCTCGCCTTAGCCTCCGTTTCGCTTCATTCCGCCCAGACAACGGTTTCGGTCGAACATTCAGTAAGTTGTGCACATGAACGAGCTCGCCGTCGCCATCCGCCCTCGCCTCGTCTCCGCGACCGCCGATGACGGACAAGCGCCGTCAGCCGCGATCAACGAACGCGCGTTGCGCGTCGCCGAAGAGGCTTATCGCAAGGTGCTGGAGCTCCAGCCCCGGCACTTCCGGACGCTGTGCAGCCTGGCAATGGTCCGGCTGCAACTCGGCGATACGCATGAGGCGCGGAAGCTGCTGGACCAGGCCGCGGAGGAAGCCGGCGAGTCCGCGGAGCTGCATTTGTCGCTCGGCAAGACCTATGGAGGTCTCGGCGATCTCGCCAAGGCGAGCACGCATCTGCAACGCGCCGTCGAACTCGACGATCAATCCGGCGAAGCGCGGCTTCTGCTCGGCAGCGCGCTCACGAGCCTCGGTGATTCCGTCGGCGCCGTGCGACATCTCGAGCTGGCGCTGGCCGCACACCCCAACGACGCCGACGCGCATCAGGCCCTCGGTTTCGCGCTGCAGCGGCTCGGCCAATTCGAGCGCGCGCTGTCGCATCACGAGGCCGCGCTCGCGGCACGGCCAAACTTCGCGGCCGCCGCCGGCAGCCTGGGTGACGCCTGCCGCATGCTCGGGCGGCATGCCGAGGCGATTGCCCACTACCAGCGGGCGCTGGCAATCCAGCCGAATGCGCCGGTCGTGCTGCTGAACATCGGCGGCTGCCAGCAGGCGATCGGCCAGGCTGATGCGGCGATCCGCACCTATCAGCAGGCGCTTGCCGTGAGTCCTCATCTGGCAGAGGCGCACTACAATCTCGGCAATCTCCACCTGGAGATGAACAGCTGGCCGGCCGCGATCTTCCACTACGAGCGCGCCATCGCCGAACGCCCGGACTTCCCCGAGGCGCACAACAATCTCGCCAACGCGCTGCAATCGCGCGGCAGATCGGACGAGGCGCTGGCTCACTACGCTGAAGCTCTGCGCAGGCGTCCCGACTACGCGACGGCCCACCGCAACCGCGGCGACACGCTGCGCGACGTGAAGCGTTTCGAGGAGGCGATCGCGAGCTATCGCACCGCCCTCAGCCATGACCCGCGCGATGTCACCACGATGAACCATCTGGCCGGCGTGCTGATGATCCTGGGCCGGCTCGACGAGGCGGCACAAGCCTACCAGATGGCGCTGGCGGTCAATCCCCGCAACGTCGGCGTTCACCTGAACTACGGCATCGTCAAACCGTTCACGGTCGACGACCAGCGCTGGGCTCCGCTCCTCGAGCAGGCGGCGAGCCCGGAGACGCTGAGTGAGGACGGCCGCATCGCGCTGCACTTCACGCTCGGCCGGGCCTATGCCGACATTAAGGACGGCGAGCGGTCGCTGCTCCATCTCAACGCCGGAAACGGCCTCGAGCGGCGGCGCATCAACTACGATGAGAACCAGACGTTGCGCCAGATCGAGCGCATCCGCGCGGTGTTCTCGAAGGACCTGCTGCAGGCGCGGGCGGGCCACGGAGATCCGTCGCAAGCGCCGGTCTTCATTATCGGCATGCCGCGCTCCGGCACCAGCCTGGTCGAGCAGATGATCGCCAGCCATCCCGCCGTGCATGGCGCCGGCGAGGTCAACTATTTCGCGGCAGCGGCCGGGCTGTTCACCGATCGGGCTCGCGGCGAATTTCCTGAGATGCTCGCCAATCTGTCCGACGCGGACTTCGGGACGTTGGCGAACGCCTAT
Proteins encoded in this window:
- a CDS encoding autotransporter strand-loop-strand O-heptosyltransferase, whose protein sequence is MTIANFPRASGATMVPPVAIPPADGRQMVSAGTAERLAKPRLPPPAAVPTQEGPQGLRFDFNDGCRVMLPDTGQAWRVRLSDLETANVLFDIELRSGHVNSNKRYFVPFRLEVWSAQTLLLRHDYDASGRDILIQFPIGTIGDIIGWLGYAMKFKEMHKCRLTCALGEPLIALFQAAYPDVAFVTHDQIQAERYYATYSVALFFDDAAQVYQPCDFRQVGLHRTAAHILGVDPAERPPRVALDDNSRPIAEPYVCIAVQATTQCKHWNNPEGWHSLVDFLKATGYRVICIDQKAESSRGDFRTRIPADAEDQTGERPLRERARWLRHADVFIGLSSGLSWLAWAVGTPVVLISGFTDPINEFATPYRVINRHACNSCWNDARHRFDHTDALWCPRWKDTPRQFECTRLIKAKQVEGMLRRVPGFGQGLLPKPPGPPAAQQLTQPTNAPPLAAGFPGAAGKDQPIALAAVLAQPRGEVPHGGLASGVTVAAGILLDQAAAQISEGDRNARASDLPGALQNYKQSIDIVRRLTQADPDNAGFQRNLSVALNRIGAVLFVQRNLQGAHAAYSASLAVIEKLTAAHPAHLSFRRDLAWCHALLADVLGAQGRHAEAFEQRRNNAAVVTQLANAAPDDSPLQQALATSYQNLGDAFLPLGNIDGALTVYRISLGLTKRELDANGQDPGWNALYTSLLQKIRAALLAQRQVAPSA
- a CDS encoding HlyD family type I secretion periplasmic adaptor subunit: MKHINDFRPFDDDDYVRPKTRAVGPQGDALILELQRLQGAFDEGSDEDPRARRGGRDGGKKRRRPPPAQTRVKPRKKKGSTMGRALSLFGLGGQAQRERHREGIREMDWQRPAPARGREPELTPPPRHAPAHMPNNNNMPVLDVREARRDAGFGDAPRLGQQNLPARLGQAPAVPQTGVRRLVGTASTALTTGMTFIAAQGTAADLDDDSDEQLVPRVGRMFENELRLGLRVLLVAAVFGGGWLTLVPLAGAVVVPGNLVVQSNVKAIQHPTGGIIAEIKVDNGKRVAAGDLLVRLDATQSQAQLQSITKQLNEQRAKIARLSAERDGLEQPEYPATLTSHTDDPNIRAVIASENALFKARAVTRKSQKELLQGRIVQLNNEISGMEAQLDSKTKQIDLIKGELAGVQDLYDKRLVPLTRLTTLQREAARIDGERGQLVSSVAETRSKISEAELQTVKIDQDFRSEVVKDLSESQAKEGDLVEKGVAARDQLDRIEMRAPNSGTIHQLAVHTIGGVIKPGETIMELVPDSDELQVEGHVQPKDIDHVHTGQDAMVHFNAFNSHTTPKLSGQVSFVSPDITNDQRTGSTFYTVRITLPDEERKRLGDVNLKPGMQAEVYVQTGSRTMLSYLMKPVLDQWRRAFVE